In a genomic window of uncultured Flavobacterium sp.:
- a CDS encoding MFS transporter, whose amino-acid sequence MTNKTEKRDPYQALRYREFNVFLLLRFAMVFAWAMQFIVIEWEVYSLTKNPLSLGIIGLMEVIPAVGMALFAGHIVDQKEKKGLLVKCILGFSVISFGLFLLTWPKVVGDLSPTIVLYSIYTLVFLGGLVRAFLGPTIFSLLSLIIPKKAYPNAATWSSSVWQIGAVMGPALAGFSINWIGVHWSMCLVFGFSILSLIALSQISKKPITNPKIGESIKDSLAEGLNFVFKNQIVLGALSLDMIAVLFGGAVALLPVFAQDILKVGAEGFGILRAAPAVGAFITMLVSAYVPLYKNAGKKLLIAIFVFGLSIILFGLSTSFWLSVFALFLSGLADGISVVIRQTILQLKTPDHMRGRVGAVNSIFVGSSNELGAFESGATAKLMGTVTSVVFGGSITLLTVIVTALKSPTFRKLDLKKDMDDHQNME is encoded by the coding sequence ATGACGAATAAAACAGAAAAGCGAGATCCTTATCAGGCATTGCGCTACAGAGAATTTAATGTTTTTTTATTATTGCGTTTTGCTATGGTTTTTGCCTGGGCGATGCAATTTATCGTGATCGAATGGGAAGTTTACAGTTTGACTAAAAACCCACTTTCACTTGGAATTATTGGTTTAATGGAAGTTATTCCCGCCGTTGGTATGGCTTTATTTGCCGGACATATTGTCGATCAAAAGGAAAAGAAGGGATTATTAGTAAAATGTATTCTGGGATTTTCTGTAATTAGCTTTGGATTGTTTTTATTGACCTGGCCAAAAGTTGTCGGCGATTTATCTCCAACTATAGTTTTATATTCAATTTATACATTAGTTTTTTTAGGCGGATTAGTCAGAGCTTTTCTTGGGCCAACTATTTTCTCTCTTCTATCGTTGATTATTCCTAAAAAAGCATATCCAAATGCTGCTACTTGGAGTAGTTCGGTTTGGCAAATCGGAGCCGTTATGGGACCGGCTTTAGCAGGATTCTCAATTAACTGGATTGGCGTTCACTGGTCAATGTGTCTGGTTTTTGGATTCTCAATTCTTTCCTTAATTGCCTTATCACAAATTAGTAAAAAACCAATTACAAATCCAAAGATTGGAGAATCGATAAAAGATAGTCTTGCAGAAGGTTTGAATTTTGTCTTTAAAAACCAAATTGTTTTAGGCGCTTTATCGCTTGATATGATTGCAGTACTTTTTGGTGGAGCTGTAGCATTATTGCCAGTTTTTGCACAGGATATTTTAAAAGTCGGAGCCGAAGGTTTTGGTATATTAAGAGCTGCGCCTGCAGTAGGAGCTTTCATTACGATGCTCGTTTCTGCTTATGTGCCTTTATATAAAAATGCAGGAAAAAAACTTTTAATTGCCATATTTGTTTTCGGATTATCGATCATCTTATTTGGACTTTCTACTTCATTCTGGCTTTCGGTTTTTGCCTTATTTTTGAGCGGTCTTGCTGACGGAATTTCTGTAGTAATTCGTCAAACGATTTTACAACTTAAAACTCCAGATCATATGCGTGGAAGAGTTGGCGCTGTAAATTCAATTTTTGTGGGATCTTCTAATGAATTAGGTGCTTTTGAAAGTGGTGCAACTGCTAAATTAATGGGAACTGTAACTTCTGTTGTTTTTGGAGGAAGTATTACTCTTTTAACTGTCATTGTAACGGCATTAAAATCACCAACATTTAGAAAATTAGATCTTAAGAAAGATATGGATGATCATCAGAATATGGAATAA
- the recJ gene encoding single-stranded-DNA-specific exonuclease RecJ has translation MRWTLKTRPSQDKIKHLAQALNVEDFVATLLIQRGIETFEDAKNFFRPSLEHLHDPFLMKDMDKAVSRIELAIKNQENILVFGDYDVDGTTAVSLVSAYLKSHYPNIATYIPDRYLEGYGISFKGIDFADDNGFSLIIALDCGIKSIDHIAYAKEKNIDFIICDHHRPGEFLPDAVAILDPKREDCSYPYDELCGCGVGFKLIQALGTNRNETIEDLIPYLDLVATAIAADIVPITGENRVLAYYGLQVINSDPRPGIKALVHQVKKKTLDITDVVFIISPRINAAGRIKHGNHAVELLTEFNFEQAQQFASEIEQYNSDRKDLDKQITKEAFQQILTNNEQDRFSTVVFQEDWHKGVIGIVASRLIETYYRPTLVFTKSGDKYAASARSVKGFDVYNALDACSEHLEQFGGHMYAAGMTLKAENYKTFKDAFEKQVQETILPEMRTPEIEVDAEINFTDITPKLIRILKQFEPFGPLNMTPVFMTKEVKDTGYAKTLGAEEEHLRLFVKQYNSDGIAAIGFGLGKKLDITKNQNTFQLAYSLAENEWNGTVSTQLMLKDIRTNDE, from the coding sequence ATGCGTTGGACATTAAAAACAAGACCTTCTCAAGATAAAATCAAACATTTGGCGCAAGCCTTGAATGTAGAAGATTTTGTAGCAACACTTTTGATTCAGCGTGGCATTGAAACTTTTGAAGATGCCAAGAATTTCTTTCGTCCTTCACTAGAACATCTTCATGATCCGTTCCTGATGAAAGACATGGATAAAGCCGTTTCCCGAATTGAATTGGCGATTAAAAATCAGGAAAACATTTTGGTTTTTGGCGATTACGATGTAGATGGAACAACGGCAGTTTCTTTGGTTTCGGCGTATCTAAAATCGCATTATCCTAATATTGCCACTTATATTCCGGATCGTTATCTGGAAGGTTATGGGATTTCTTTTAAAGGGATTGACTTTGCCGATGATAACGGATTTTCTTTAATTATCGCGCTCGATTGTGGTATTAAATCCATTGATCATATCGCTTATGCGAAAGAAAAAAACATCGACTTTATTATTTGTGATCACCACAGACCAGGAGAATTTCTTCCCGATGCGGTTGCGATTTTAGATCCAAAAAGAGAAGATTGCTCATATCCTTATGATGAATTATGTGGTTGTGGCGTTGGTTTTAAATTAATTCAGGCTTTAGGAACAAATAGAAACGAAACGATCGAAGATTTAATTCCGTATCTGGATTTAGTTGCAACAGCAATTGCTGCGGATATTGTACCGATAACAGGCGAAAACAGAGTTTTGGCTTATTACGGATTGCAAGTTATTAATTCAGATCCAAGACCGGGAATTAAAGCTTTGGTACATCAGGTAAAAAAGAAAACCCTTGATATTACCGATGTTGTTTTTATTATTTCTCCTCGAATAAATGCTGCCGGAAGAATTAAACACGGTAATCATGCAGTTGAATTATTAACAGAATTCAATTTTGAACAAGCGCAACAATTTGCTTCAGAAATAGAACAATACAATTCAGATCGAAAAGATTTGGACAAACAAATTACCAAAGAAGCTTTTCAGCAAATCCTGACTAATAACGAACAAGATCGATTTTCGACAGTTGTTTTTCAGGAAGACTGGCACAAAGGCGTTATCGGAATTGTAGCTTCACGACTTATTGAGACTTATTATCGTCCGACTTTAGTTTTTACTAAAAGTGGTGATAAATATGCCGCTTCTGCCAGATCTGTCAAAGGATTTGATGTTTACAATGCTCTTGATGCTTGTTCTGAGCATTTAGAGCAATTTGGAGGACATATGTATGCGGCAGGAATGACTTTGAAAGCGGAGAATTATAAAACCTTCAAAGATGCATTTGAAAAACAAGTACAGGAAACTATTTTGCCCGAAATGCGAACGCCGGAAATAGAAGTAGATGCCGAAATTAACTTTACAGATATTACTCCAAAGTTAATTCGAATTTTAAAACAATTTGAACCTTTTGGACCTCTGAATATGACGCCTGTTTTTATGACCAAAGAGGTGAAAGATACAGGTTATGCCAAAACTTTAGGCGCAGAGGAAGAGCATTTGAGACTTTTTGTGAAGCAATATAATTCAGATGGAATTGCTGCAATAGGTTTTGGACTTGGAAAAAAATTAGACATTACAAAAAATCAAAATACTTTTCAGCTAGCGTATTCATTGGCTGAAAACGAGTGGAACGGAACCGTTTCGACTCAACTTATGCTAAAAGATATTAGAACAAATGACGAATAA
- a CDS encoding HopJ type III effector protein: MSIQAFLEKLKQTPTEITFPETIAVIEENYNFTPTAFQNGTQHNAAGENSGSCKLFSFAKLQNLSKEETLACFGAFYFEEVLGDPNGTNHQNIRNFINLGWDGVKFEGNALEAK, from the coding sequence ATGAGCATACAAGCCTTTTTAGAAAAACTAAAACAAACTCCAACCGAAATAACATTTCCTGAAACTATTGCTGTAATCGAAGAAAATTACAACTTCACGCCAACAGCTTTTCAAAACGGAACACAACATAATGCTGCCGGAGAAAACTCAGGTTCTTGCAAATTATTTTCTTTCGCGAAATTGCAAAACTTAAGCAAAGAAGAAACTTTAGCTTGTTTTGGAGCTTTTTATTTTGAAGAAGTTTTAGGCGATCCAAACGGAACAAATCACCAAAACATTAGAAACTTCATCAACTTAGGTTGGGACGGAGTTAAGTTTGAAGGAAACGCTTTAGAAGCAAAATAA
- the rsmI gene encoding 16S rRNA (cytidine(1402)-2'-O)-methyltransferase, with product MSKLYIVPTPIGNLEDMTFRAIRILKEVDLILAEDTRTSGKLLKHFEIGTHMHSHHMHNEHKTTENLIARLKAGETIALISDAGTPAISDPGFLLTRACVENKIEVECLPGATAFVPALVNSGLPNDKFIFEGFLPDKKGRQTRFLALAEETRTMILYVSPHKLVKTLAEFIQYFGEDRQVCVSRELSKLHEENVRGTAREVLAHFEKTAPRGEIVVVVAGKTITKEPKKSKFSKDEEEIEE from the coding sequence ATGTCTAAATTATATATCGTTCCAACGCCAATTGGCAATCTTGAAGACATGACTTTTCGTGCCATTCGGATTTTGAAAGAAGTCGATTTGATCTTGGCGGAAGATACCAGAACGAGTGGAAAATTGTTGAAGCATTTTGAAATTGGCACACACATGCACAGCCATCATATGCACAACGAACACAAAACAACCGAAAATTTAATTGCGCGTTTGAAAGCTGGTGAAACTATTGCCTTGATTTCGGATGCGGGAACTCCGGCGATTTCAGATCCTGGATTTTTATTGACGCGCGCTTGTGTCGAAAATAAAATTGAAGTCGAATGTTTGCCTGGTGCAACAGCTTTTGTTCCTGCTTTAGTAAACAGCGGATTACCAAACGACAAATTTATTTTCGAAGGTTTCCTGCCTGATAAAAAAGGACGTCAAACTCGATTTTTGGCTTTAGCCGAAGAAACCCGAACAATGATTTTATACGTTTCGCCACATAAACTCGTTAAAACTTTAGCTGAGTTTATTCAGTATTTTGGCGAAGACAGACAAGTTTGTGTTTCACGCGAATTATCAAAACTACACGAAGAAAACGTACGTGGAACAGCAAGAGAAGTTTTAGCCCATTTTGAAAAAACAGCGCCACGAGGCGAAATTGTAGTAGTCGTTGCCGGAAAAACAATAACAAAAGAACCTAAGAAAAGTAAGTTTTCGAAGGATGAAGAAGAAATAGAAGAATAA
- a CDS encoding thymidine kinase: MFLENTVNHKEQFGWIEVICGSMFSGKTEELIRRLKRAQFAKQRVEIFKPAIDTRYHDEMVVSHDSNEIRSTPVPAAANISILAQGCDVVGIDEAQFFDDEIVTVCNDLANQGIRVIVAGLDMDFKGNPFGPMPALMATAEYVTKVHAVCTRTGNLANYSFRKTDNDKLVMLGETEEYEPLSRAAYYNAMKKIQDK; encoded by the coding sequence ATGTTTCTCGAAAATACAGTAAATCACAAAGAACAATTTGGTTGGATTGAAGTTATTTGTGGATCAATGTTTTCGGGTAAAACCGAGGAGTTAATCCGCAGATTAAAACGCGCCCAATTTGCCAAACAAAGAGTCGAAATCTTTAAACCTGCCATTGATACCCGCTATCATGACGAAATGGTGGTATCGCATGATTCCAACGAAATTCGTTCAACTCCGGTTCCCGCCGCGGCAAATATTTCTATTTTAGCACAAGGTTGCGACGTTGTTGGTATTGACGAAGCTCAGTTTTTTGATGACGAAATTGTTACGGTTTGTAATGATCTTGCTAATCAGGGAATTCGTGTGATAGTTGCAGGGCTTGATATGGATTTTAAAGGAAATCCTTTTGGACCAATGCCAGCGCTTATGGCAACAGCCGAGTATGTGACTAAAGTTCACGCCGTTTGCACCAGAACAGGAAATCTTGCCAATTACAGTTTCCGTAAAACCGATAATGATAAATTAGTAATGCTTGGCGAAACCGAAGAATATGAGCCATTAAGTCGCGCTGCATATTATAATGCCATGAAAAAGATTCAGGATAAATAA
- the rpoN gene encoding RNA polymerase factor sigma-54, translated as MLKQFLNLKLSQKLSPQQIQLMKLIQLPTQAFEQRLLEEMNENPALEAGKEEEYEADEFANEDYDDYDDAESDRIEADDINIDEYLSDDDTPDYKTQVNNYSEDEERETPFASPISFHQDLINQLNTFILNDEEREIAEFLVGSIDDMGYIRRSVPDIVDDMAFTQGIYTDEKMVEKMLQVIHELEPSGVGARDLQECLLLQLKHKTPTEYVDLAIDIIENQFDAFTKKHYDKLLQKYGVSNEQLKKAIHEIERLNPKPGGSYTGNNKVTENVVPDFAIRIVDGELELTLNGRNAPSLHVSKDYQEMMQTYKDSRDKSSAQKDAVQFIKQKLDSAKWFIDAIRQRQETLFVTMNAIMHYQEEYFLDGDETKLKPMILKDIADMVGLDISTISRVANSKYVETPYGTKLIKEFFSEAMKNDQGEDVSTLEIKKILQNTIEEEDKKKPLPDDQLAEILKEKGYPIARRTIAKYREQLDIPVARMRKKI; from the coding sequence ATGCTAAAGCAATTTTTAAATTTAAAATTATCCCAAAAATTATCTCCACAGCAAATTCAGCTGATGAAGTTAATTCAATTGCCTACGCAAGCTTTTGAGCAACGTTTATTAGAAGAAATGAACGAAAATCCGGCATTAGAAGCTGGAAAAGAAGAAGAATACGAAGCTGATGAATTCGCAAATGAAGACTATGACGATTATGATGATGCAGAATCTGACAGAATCGAAGCAGACGACATTAATATCGACGAATATTTAAGCGACGATGATACTCCGGATTATAAAACTCAGGTGAATAATTATAGTGAAGATGAAGAAAGAGAAACGCCTTTTGCTTCTCCGATAAGTTTTCATCAGGATTTAATCAATCAGTTGAATACTTTTATTTTGAATGATGAAGAGCGCGAAATCGCTGAATTCCTTGTTGGAAGTATTGATGATATGGGTTATATCCGCAGAAGCGTTCCGGATATTGTAGATGATATGGCTTTCACTCAAGGTATTTATACGGATGAGAAAATGGTCGAAAAAATGCTTCAGGTGATTCATGAACTAGAACCTTCGGGAGTTGGAGCGCGTGATTTACAGGAATGTTTATTGTTGCAATTGAAACACAAAACGCCAACAGAATATGTTGATTTAGCAATCGATATTATCGAAAATCAGTTTGATGCTTTTACCAAAAAACATTACGATAAACTGCTTCAAAAATACGGGGTTTCGAATGAACAGCTTAAAAAAGCGATTCACGAAATCGAAAGACTAAATCCAAAACCGGGCGGATCTTATACAGGAAACAACAAAGTAACAGAAAATGTAGTTCCTGATTTCGCCATCAGAATTGTTGATGGAGAATTAGAATTGACCTTAAACGGAAGAAATGCTCCGTCTTTGCACGTTTCTAAAGATTATCAGGAAATGATGCAGACGTATAAAGATTCACGTGATAAATCGTCGGCACAAAAAGATGCGGTTCAGTTTATCAAACAGAAACTGGATTCGGCAAAATGGTTTATCGACGCGATAAGACAACGTCAGGAAACTCTTTTTGTAACCATGAATGCAATTATGCATTATCAGGAAGAATACTTTTTAGACGGCGATGAAACGAAACTAAAACCAATGATCTTAAAAGACATTGCGGATATGGTTGGTTTGGATATTTCGACGATTTCGCGTGTTGCCAATAGTAAATATGTTGAAACACCATACGGAACAAAATTAATTAAAGAGTTTTTCTCTGAAGCCATGAAAAATGATCAGGGTGAAGATGTTTCGACTTTAGAAATCAAAAAAATTCTTCAGAATACAATCGAAGAAGAAGATAAAAAGAAGCCTTTACCTGATGATCAATTGGCAGAAATCTTAAAAGAAAAAGGATATCCAATTGCTAGAAGAACAATTGCAAAATATCGTGAACAACTTGATATTCCGGTAGCAAGAATGAGAAAGAAAATTTAG
- the asnS gene encoding asparagine--tRNA ligase, with protein MKHTKVKDLLNSTTTLQEVNAKGWVRTFRNNQFIALNDGSTINNIQCVVDFENTPEETLKRITTGAAVSVIGTLVESKGAGQKYEIQVNKLEILGDSDAEKFPMQPKKHSLEFLRENAHLRVRTNAFGAIMRVRSVLSFAVHKYFQEKGFVYVNTPIITGADAEGAGEMFQVTSLPLDNLPKTEEGEIDFKKDFFGKHTNLTVSGQLEGETFAMALGQIYTFGPTFRAENSNTSRHLAEFWMIEPEVAFNDLDDNMDLAEDFIQYVIKYALDNCKDDLAFLEGRLLEEEKSKPQADRSEMALLEKLNFVLENNFKRVSYTEAIDILRDSTPNKKKKFSYLINEWGADLQSEHERYLVEKHFKCPVILYDYPANIKAFYMRLNDNTEPGKETVRAMDILFPGIGEIVGGSEREERYDVLIEKMKALEIDEEELSWYLDTRRFGSATHAGFGLGFERLVLFVTGMTNIRDVIPFPRTPGSAEF; from the coding sequence ATGAAACACACAAAAGTTAAAGACTTATTAAACAGTACGACGACGCTTCAGGAGGTTAATGCAAAAGGGTGGGTGAGAACTTTTAGAAATAATCAGTTCATCGCTCTTAATGACGGTTCTACCATTAATAATATACAATGTGTTGTTGATTTTGAAAATACACCGGAAGAAACTTTAAAAAGAATCACGACCGGAGCTGCAGTTTCTGTAATTGGAACTTTGGTTGAAAGTAAAGGTGCAGGTCAGAAATATGAAATTCAGGTGAACAAACTTGAAATCCTTGGAGATTCTGATGCGGAGAAATTCCCAATGCAGCCTAAAAAACACTCTTTAGAATTTTTACGTGAGAATGCACATTTACGTGTTCGTACTAATGCTTTTGGAGCAATTATGCGTGTACGTTCGGTATTGTCATTTGCGGTTCATAAATATTTTCAGGAAAAAGGTTTCGTGTATGTAAACACTCCAATTATTACTGGAGCTGATGCTGAAGGTGCCGGAGAAATGTTTCAGGTAACTTCACTTCCTTTGGATAACTTGCCAAAAACGGAAGAGGGAGAAATTGATTTCAAAAAAGATTTCTTCGGAAAACATACGAACTTAACGGTTTCGGGACAATTAGAAGGGGAAACTTTTGCAATGGCTTTGGGTCAGATTTATACTTTTGGACCAACTTTTAGAGCAGAAAATTCTAATACTTCTCGTCACCTTGCAGAATTTTGGATGATCGAGCCGGAAGTTGCTTTCAACGATCTTGATGATAACATGGATTTGGCTGAAGATTTTATTCAGTACGTAATTAAATATGCTTTAGACAATTGTAAAGATGATTTGGCGTTTTTAGAAGGAAGACTTCTTGAAGAAGAAAAATCAAAACCTCAGGCTGACAGAAGCGAAATGGCTTTGTTAGAGAAACTAAACTTCGTATTGGAGAACAACTTCAAACGTGTTTCTTATACTGAAGCAATTGATATTTTGAGAGATTCGACTCCAAATAAAAAGAAAAAATTCAGCTATTTGATTAACGAATGGGGAGCTGATTTACAATCAGAACACGAGCGTTATTTAGTGGAAAAACACTTTAAATGTCCGGTAATTTTATATGATTACCCAGCAAATATCAAAGCGTTTTACATGCGTTTGAACGATAATACAGAACCTGGAAAAGAAACTGTTCGTGCAATGGATATCCTTTTCCCTGGAATTGGAGAAATCGTTGGTGGTTCTGAAAGAGAAGAGCGTTATGACGTTTTGATCGAAAAAATGAAAGCCTTAGAAATAGACGAAGAAGAATTATCATGGTATTTAGATACCAGAAGATTTGGATCAGCAACTCACGCAGGTTTCGGTTTAGGATTTGAGCGTTTGGTATTGTTTGTAACTGGAATGACAAATATTAGAGACGTAATTCCTTTCCCAAGAACTCCTGGAAGTGCTGAGTTTTAA
- a CDS encoding MMPL family transporter, whose amino-acid sequence MKNAVQVGFWEKLARIILKNRIAILVGVSALTIFLGYQWKNLAMTYTEANLLPKNHTANKDYQKFLSKFGEEGNLVVIGFQDPKFFTPKNYAAWNELMTGLKNSKEVDLVVSLNDLKKLEKDTVNEKFVLEPFINQSKATDPEYLKKIQYDLFHNLPFYEGLLFNKESGSIRSAIYINKELVNTAERKTFILENLVPKIDKFEKTTGIDLKVSGMPYIRTINADNMKGEIGLFIGAALFTVSLIFFFFFRSFRATFISICILIVGVIWSFGTLGLFHYKITILTAIIPPLIIVIGITNCIFLINKYQQEIKLHNNQAKALQRIISKIGVSTLMTNLTTAIGFATFMITGNDLLFEFGLVTSINVISVYLLTLLIVPIVYSFMDVPGEKHLYHLTKTYISTLLDFVENVVKNKRKVIYTIYGLLLVFSVIGVSQMKVSGSLIGEMPKSASFFKDILFYEKEFNGVMPLEIMIDTKHKKGVMKLSTMRKMDELQNTIASLPELSKPVSIVNLVKYSKQAFYNGNPEYYQLPTSQEQAFILSYAKNATKNSKDNLMKSYVDSTGQYARITTFMRDIGTDEMAKVEKKLHSKIAEIFPKDRYEVTITGKALVFQKGTSYLVDNLIESLIFAILVIAILMLYLFRSFKMVMASVITNILPLCITSGLMGYFGIPLKPSTILVFSIAFGISVDNAIQFMAKYKHDLIQSNGKVKRSVFSALRETGISTFYTSVVLILGFATFTLSSFSGTIALGGLISCTLAFAMFANLLVLPALVLTFEKKKAKKEDLENLEG is encoded by the coding sequence ATGAAAAACGCTGTACAAGTTGGATTTTGGGAAAAACTGGCCAGAATCATACTTAAAAATAGAATTGCGATACTCGTTGGGGTTTCGGCCTTGACAATTTTCCTTGGTTATCAATGGAAAAACCTTGCTATGACTTATACTGAAGCAAATTTGCTTCCTAAAAATCATACTGCAAATAAAGATTATCAAAAGTTCCTAAGTAAATTTGGTGAAGAAGGAAATTTAGTAGTAATTGGGTTTCAGGATCCGAAATTTTTCACGCCTAAAAATTATGCTGCCTGGAATGAATTAATGACAGGTTTAAAGAATTCTAAAGAAGTAGATTTGGTTGTGTCTTTAAATGATTTGAAAAAATTAGAAAAAGATACCGTTAACGAAAAATTTGTTCTCGAGCCGTTTATCAATCAAAGTAAAGCGACGGATCCTGAGTATTTAAAAAAGATACAATACGATTTATTTCATAATTTACCTTTTTACGAAGGTTTGCTTTTCAATAAAGAAAGCGGAAGTATTCGTTCAGCAATTTATATCAATAAAGAGCTTGTAAATACAGCTGAAAGAAAAACTTTTATCCTTGAAAATCTGGTTCCAAAAATCGATAAATTCGAAAAAACTACCGGAATCGATTTGAAAGTTTCGGGAATGCCATACATCAGAACAATCAATGCTGATAATATGAAAGGTGAAATCGGGCTCTTTATTGGCGCGGCTTTATTTACGGTTTCATTGATTTTCTTTTTCTTTTTTCGTTCTTTCAGAGCGACATTTATTTCGATTTGTATTTTAATTGTTGGTGTAATCTGGTCTTTTGGAACACTCGGATTATTTCATTATAAAATCACGATTTTAACGGCTATTATTCCGCCATTGATTATCGTAATTGGGATTACGAATTGTATTTTCCTGATCAATAAATACCAGCAGGAAATTAAACTGCACAACAATCAGGCAAAGGCTTTGCAACGTATTATTTCTAAAATTGGAGTTTCGACTTTAATGACGAATTTAACAACGGCGATTGGTTTTGCAACATTCATGATTACAGGAAACGACCTGCTTTTTGAGTTTGGTTTAGTGACTTCGATAAATGTGATTTCGGTTTATTTATTGACGCTTTTAATTGTGCCAATTGTATACAGTTTTATGGATGTTCCTGGAGAAAAACATTTATACCATTTGACTAAAACCTATATTTCGACTTTATTGGATTTTGTCGAAAATGTGGTAAAAAACAAGCGAAAAGTAATTTATACGATTTATGGTTTGTTATTGGTTTTTAGTGTTATTGGAGTTTCTCAAATGAAAGTTTCAGGAAGTTTAATTGGCGAAATGCCAAAAAGTGCTTCTTTCTTTAAAGATATTTTATTCTACGAAAAAGAGTTTAACGGTGTAATGCCTCTCGAAATTATGATTGACACCAAACATAAAAAAGGTGTTATGAAATTGTCGACGATGCGCAAAATGGATGAATTGCAAAATACAATTGCAAGTCTTCCTGAATTGTCAAAACCGGTTTCTATTGTGAATTTGGTCAAATATTCGAAACAGGCTTTTTATAACGGAAATCCGGAATATTACCAATTACCAACTTCGCAAGAACAGGCTTTTATTTTGTCGTATGCTAAAAATGCAACAAAAAACAGCAAAGACAATTTAATGAAAAGTTACGTTGATTCGACTGGACAATATGCCCGAATCACCACTTTTATGAGAGATATTGGTACGGATGAAATGGCGAAAGTGGAGAAAAAACTGCATTCAAAAATTGCTGAAATTTTTCCAAAAGATCGTTACGAAGTTACCATTACCGGAAAAGCATTGGTTTTCCAGAAAGGGACATCATATTTGGTTGACAACTTAATAGAATCGTTGATTTTTGCCATTTTGGTAATTGCCATTTTGATGCTTTATTTATTCAGATCGTTCAAAATGGTAATGGCATCGGTAATTACGAATATTTTACCGCTTTGTATTACGTCCGGATTGATGGGTTATTTTGGAATTCCGTTGAAACCTTCGACAATTTTAGTATTCAGTATTGCGTTTGGAATCTCGGTTGATAATGCGATTCAGTTTATGGCGAAGTACAAACACGATTTGATTCAAAGCAACGGAAAAGTCAAAAGATCTGTTTTCAGCGCTTTGAGAGAAACTGGAATTAGTACTTTTTATACTTCGGTAGTTTTAATTTTAGGATTTGCTACTTTCACGCTTTCAAGCTTTAGCGGAACAATTGCGCTTGGAGGATTAATTTCTTGTACTTTGGCGTTTGCAATGTTTGCAAATCTATTGGTTTTACCGGCCTTAGTTTTGACTTTTGAAAAGAAGAAGGCTAAGAAAGAGGATTTGGAGAATTTGGAAGGGTAA
- a CDS encoding multidrug efflux SMR transporter, whose protein sequence is MNWILLIIAGLFEVGFASCLGKAKETTGILSTYWMIGFFVCLSISMLLLYKATQVLPIGTAYAVWTGIGAVGTVLVGILIFKEPATFWRIFFLSTLIASIIGLKFVSSH, encoded by the coding sequence ATGAATTGGATTTTATTAATAATTGCAGGACTTTTTGAAGTTGGATTCGCTTCTTGTTTAGGCAAAGCCAAAGAAACAACAGGAATTCTATCAACTTACTGGATGATTGGTTTTTTTGTTTGTCTTTCGATAAGTATGCTTTTATTATACAAAGCCACTCAGGTTTTACCAATTGGAACCGCTTATGCCGTTTGGACAGGAATTGGCGCCGTTGGAACTGTTTTGGTTGGAATTTTAATTTTTAAAGAACCGGCAACTTTCTGGAGAATATTTTTTCTTTCGACTTTAATCGCTTCAATTATTGGGTTGAAGTTTGTTTCTAGTCATTAA